The Candidatus Nitrosymbiomonas proteolyticus genome has a segment encoding these proteins:
- a CDS encoding phosphoribosylaminoimidazolesuccinocarboxamide synthase — MKPLLQASVAGRGPTHQGKVRDIFDLGSELLLVSTDRISAFDVVMANGIPDKGRVLNQLSAFWFERLSSVCRNHVVSTSDEDIRRRVPGAGPDLLGRSMIVRKSQPLMVECVARGYLVGSLYKEYVSQGGRLHGLDLPPNIPEAGQLDAPIFTPATKATDGHDQNISFDEMAEIVGRDLATNLRDLTLRLFALASEYCAERGLILADTKFEFGIDDEGLVWIDEALTPDSSRYWDAARYQPGGPQPSFDKQFVRDYLESIQWDKRPPGPELPEDIVRQTRDKYLEAFQRITGRPLAMPVGV; from the coding sequence ATGAAGCCACTGCTTCAAGCGTCTGTCGCGGGCCGAGGTCCCACGCATCAAGGCAAGGTGCGCGATATTTTCGACCTCGGAAGCGAATTGCTCCTCGTCTCGACCGACCGGATTTCCGCATTCGACGTCGTGATGGCGAACGGCATCCCCGACAAAGGCCGAGTGCTCAACCAACTGAGCGCGTTTTGGTTCGAACGATTGAGTTCCGTATGCCGAAACCACGTCGTTTCGACCTCGGACGAGGACATCCGGCGGCGCGTGCCCGGCGCTGGCCCCGATCTCCTGGGACGGTCGATGATCGTTCGGAAGTCGCAGCCGCTCATGGTTGAATGCGTCGCTCGTGGGTACCTCGTCGGTTCGCTATATAAGGAGTACGTTTCGCAGGGAGGGCGCCTGCACGGGCTGGACCTGCCTCCTAATATCCCGGAAGCGGGCCAGCTGGACGCACCGATCTTCACGCCCGCGACCAAGGCCACCGACGGCCACGATCAGAACATTTCGTTCGACGAGATGGCCGAGATCGTGGGCCGGGACCTCGCAACGAACCTACGAGATCTCACGCTTCGGCTCTTCGCCCTTGCTTCGGAGTACTGCGCTGAGCGGGGTCTGATCCTCGCCGACACGAAGTTCGAGTTTGGAATCGACGACGAGGGACTCGTATGGATCGACGAAGCCCTTACGCCGGATAGTTCTCGGTATTGGGACGCGGCGCGGTATCAGCCGGGCGGGCCGCAACCGTCGTTCGACAAGCAATTCGTCCGCGATTACCTCGAATCCATCCAATGGGACAAGCGGCCGCCGGGCCCCGAGCTTCCTGAAGATATCGTTCGCCAAACTCGCGACAAGTACCTTGAGGCCTTCCAACGAATCACGGGGCGGCCTTTGGCGATGCCAGTCGGAGTTTGA
- a CDS encoding alpha/beta hydrolase family, translating into MIVLYVLIGVYLLLLLGVALFSLYPARSPLFFSPSSVGVPQEEIEIKLPKVGVIRGWWVEAKKPSAVVVLAHGYIMNRSELAPVAAQLHSWGCASLLIDLRGHGKSTRHKVGFGVREREEVAEAVRFARSWHPGVPMILMGSSMGAAACVFACEKDPSLADALILDSVYGKLSEAIVGWWRFLGGRPLAAALYPVMWIAAPLAGLNPAGHDVARAIRQFTKPVLMIHGDQDDLALPSEALRVQGASNGNAKIVWMPGCGHSEGRWVHSEAYYRALQDFLQELAPPEAVSPSGGKRP; encoded by the coding sequence ATGATCGTGCTCTATGTTCTGATCGGCGTGTACTTGCTCCTTCTGCTTGGGGTCGCGCTATTCAGTCTCTATCCTGCGCGATCGCCGCTTTTCTTCTCGCCAAGCTCCGTCGGCGTCCCGCAGGAGGAAATCGAGATCAAGCTCCCCAAGGTCGGCGTGATTCGAGGTTGGTGGGTCGAAGCGAAGAAGCCCAGCGCGGTCGTCGTCCTCGCTCACGGCTACATCATGAACCGTTCCGAACTCGCCCCAGTCGCTGCCCAGCTTCACTCGTGGGGGTGTGCGAGCCTGCTGATCGACCTGAGGGGTCACGGCAAGAGCACTCGCCATAAGGTGGGGTTTGGGGTGAGAGAGCGCGAGGAGGTCGCAGAAGCCGTTCGGTTCGCTCGAAGCTGGCATCCCGGCGTTCCGATGATCCTCATGGGCAGCAGCATGGGCGCGGCGGCATGCGTGTTCGCTTGCGAAAAGGACCCGTCCCTTGCCGACGCGCTAATTCTCGATAGCGTCTACGGCAAGTTGAGCGAGGCGATCGTCGGATGGTGGAGATTCTTGGGGGGCCGGCCGCTGGCTGCCGCGCTCTATCCGGTGATGTGGATCGCCGCGCCACTGGCCGGACTGAACCCAGCCGGGCACGACGTGGCTCGCGCGATTCGGCAGTTCACCAAGCCGGTACTTATGATTCATGGCGACCAAGACGACCTCGCGCTGCCCTCCGAGGCCCTCCGAGTTCAAGGGGCATCGAACGGTAACGCCAAAATCGTCTGGATGCCGGGCTGCGGCCATTCCGAGGGTCGCTGGGTTCATAGCGAGGCGTACTATCGTGCGCTCCAGGACTTCCTTCAGGAACTCGCGCCCCCGGAGGCCGTGTCCCCAAGTGGGGGCAAGCGACCATAA
- a CDS encoding RNA-binding protein, translating into MFALNFYSDLYGDILKNNRKTATIRLGDKSAKYQTGMIVWITIGPRFGRRQKLYSAIIDRVEVKKISELSPRDVERENPEFRSSDEVISLLSRVYGDFVTPEHLVTVVYFSRVDE; encoded by the coding sequence ATGTTTGCGCTCAACTTCTACTCTGACCTCTACGGCGATATCCTCAAGAACAATCGAAAGACCGCCACGATTCGATTGGGCGACAAGTCGGCCAAATATCAGACCGGGATGATCGTCTGGATCACCATCGGCCCTCGTTTTGGGCGCCGCCAGAAGCTATACAGCGCAATTATCGACCGGGTTGAGGTGAAGAAGATTTCCGAGCTTTCGCCGAGGGACGTCGAGCGAGAAAACCCTGAATTTCGTTCCTCCGACGAAGTGATCTCGCTTCTATCTAGGGTCTACGGGGACTTCGTCACCCCCGAACACCTGGTTACCGTCGTGTACTTTTCTCGGGTCGACGAATAG
- a CDS encoding sodium/glucose transporter produces MVGLGFAVGQTKLGPIDWVVVALFLGALFALGFSAKLKQNTVLQYLAAGRSLSLPVFVATLVSTWYGGILGIGESVSYFGLGTWLLLGVPYYLFGILYSLILARRVRNEKPISIPEKFEESFGRETALVASGAILLLAVPAAHVLMLGVLVQVLMGWGIGVSVLVGALAGTAFLYRGGLLADARVSILAFAMMYVGFGVMVGWCVANYPPIETWADIEPSALLTLTGGQGWIAVASFMILGAWTFVDPAFHQRVASAARPEVGRTGVLWSVGFWMMFDILSISTGMYALALSPAIAPDASSLERLAIFPLFGSQILPDGLNALFFCGLAGTIVSAMVGYSLVSGGSLGRDIVCRALRISDEKVVNAWTRVGVAVSTLLAVGVALAVQSIVQLWYTWSGAVVGALLIPVLLSYRTKSPLRKGAVWAVSIAISLGTSLSWMAYGLRTNNPFLEVKVMETAFSLGTLVPGLAVSATVLAIGRAFRRARGNNDG; encoded by the coding sequence AGCAGAACACCGTACTGCAATACCTCGCCGCGGGCCGCTCGCTCTCGCTTCCCGTGTTCGTCGCGACCTTGGTCAGCACCTGGTATGGGGGCATTTTGGGAATCGGCGAGTCCGTGTCCTACTTTGGCTTAGGAACTTGGCTATTGCTTGGCGTTCCGTATTACCTTTTTGGGATTCTTTACTCTTTGATTTTGGCCAGGCGGGTGCGGAACGAGAAGCCGATCAGCATCCCTGAAAAGTTTGAGGAGAGCTTTGGACGGGAAACCGCTCTTGTGGCCTCGGGGGCGATTCTGCTGCTCGCTGTGCCTGCCGCCCATGTACTCATGCTCGGCGTGTTGGTCCAGGTGTTGATGGGGTGGGGGATCGGCGTTTCTGTGCTCGTCGGTGCGCTAGCCGGAACTGCCTTCTTGTACCGTGGGGGGCTCCTCGCCGACGCAAGGGTTTCGATTCTCGCGTTTGCGATGATGTATGTAGGATTTGGCGTAATGGTGGGATGGTGCGTCGCGAATTATCCCCCCATCGAGACCTGGGCCGACATCGAGCCCAGCGCGCTGTTGACGCTCACCGGCGGGCAGGGCTGGATCGCGGTCGCATCCTTCATGATCCTGGGAGCTTGGACATTTGTCGATCCAGCGTTTCATCAGAGGGTCGCTAGCGCCGCCCGGCCCGAAGTGGGAAGGACGGGGGTCCTTTGGTCGGTGGGCTTCTGGATGATGTTCGACATCCTCAGCATCTCGACCGGCATGTATGCGCTGGCCCTCAGCCCAGCCATCGCGCCCGACGCTTCGTCTCTCGAACGCTTGGCGATCTTCCCCCTCTTTGGAAGCCAGATTCTGCCGGACGGCCTCAACGCATTGTTCTTTTGCGGATTGGCGGGAACGATCGTTTCGGCGATGGTGGGATACTCGCTCGTCAGCGGCGGCTCGCTGGGGAGGGACATCGTTTGCCGCGCCTTGCGGATCAGCGACGAGAAGGTCGTAAACGCCTGGACACGGGTTGGAGTGGCGGTCTCGACGCTCTTGGCCGTGGGCGTTGCCCTTGCGGTCCAAAGCATCGTACAGCTTTGGTACACGTGGAGCGGAGCGGTGGTGGGAGCGCTTTTGATCCCTGTGCTTCTCAGCTACCGAACGAAGAGTCCTCTTCGAAAGGGCGCGGTTTGGGCCGTGTCCATAGCGATCTCGCTGGGAACCTCGCTGAGTTGGATGGCATACGGGCTGCGAACCAACAACCCGTTCCTCGAAGTCAAGGTCATGGAGACGGCATTCAGTTTGGGCACCCTTGTACCCGGTCTGGCCGTTTCGGCTACAGTATTGGCAATCGGTCGAGCGTTTAGGAGAGCGCGAGGGAACAACGATGGTTGA